The Paenibacillus sp. RUD330 genome has a segment encoding these proteins:
- a CDS encoding glycoside hydrolase family 3 N-terminal domain-containing protein, with translation MPTMKRTQADDSRNGRCSRRSPSVRRPAVRWLAGATAGSLLLGLLPLHAAAAPADQAPLPAYFNPSKETSERVADLLARMTLDEKVGQMVQAERASVTPEDVLAYGLGSVFSGGGSFPNGKLADSTLEQWTKLYNGYQDGALSTRLGIPLLYGVDGVHGHNNVKDATLFPHNIGLAAAHDAGLAEQAGAAAAAEIRATGINWTFAPTLADVQNISWGRTYEGFGDDPAVAAELGAAYIKGLQGGKPEDLKRPDKVVATAKHFIGEGYTDKGINQGNVTGYSEEQIWELEKQVYEAAVQAGVGTVMASYHSIQGLKMHANQRLLQDKLKGELGFKGFVVSDYNAIDQISKDWQGNAVSGLKAQVKTAVNAGVDMIMEPDKWKEVVTDLKQLVEEGGISQARIDDAVSRILTVKFDSGVFEHPKSDPDQQAAFGSAQSRAVAREAVAKSLVLLKNDAVPREDGSESPILSQLSGMKDIFVAGKAASDIGRQAGGWSVTWQGSAGAITKGTTILQGLQKAAESSGKKVTYNEHGRGAKGHDAAIVVAGEMPYAESDGDTSNLNLNTEDLATLANVRAADPELPIVLVLVSGRPMTIGDQLKDIQGLVAAWLPGTEGDGVADVLLGGKDFTGKLPLKWPFSLSAYDQADDPGQFLFKTGYGLTKSQPTPDDLPQPPAQPDTSIPVPGVVQAEDYSAMSAPGAVQTENTQDEGGGKNVGYIDAGDWLQYDVHAQSGLYDVEVRYASWGDSSGVKILDGSAKELGSVRLPKINSYQDWGTAVMHGVPIAAEGKQSLRVLFAGGSMNLNWLKFTRTGDAPADGGQPGTGDPGDGTVPEVVQADAVQSWTTSERDPGNIQWYYADRSKPEDKKLEQQRPLDIVRPNEAAGTVISLDPDVTYQSMVGIGSSMEESTVGNLAKMSADKRKELLGKLFDPADGAGMSLVRVTIGTADFTGQPFYTYDDMPAGQTDPGLEHFSIQKDRDLHIISTLKEIQAINPDVKFFASPWSAPGWMKTTDSMIRGEIKEEYLSVYADYLVKFVQAYQAEGIPMEMLTVQNEPLLEIDYPSTKMPWQQQARLMVLLRQKLDAAGFGQVGLLTFDHNPGDTMAYPAQLLRDKAAYAAVDGTAFHDYGGELSEMTKLHDLFPDKNVYLTERAVWGTKGADRIAQYFRNWARSYNSWVVMLDSDIKSHQWVGTPDPTPVIQDSSDRDNYWIAPETYLMGQFSKFVLPGYKRIESDYGSSDTVTNVAFVSPDGRKVVTVAINQTDKDQQVKLMSDGTQISAVVPAKAVTTFSWIRPELGRTAPGSFRAADFDSARGVYQTDTVSGAVYGLNEGGASEPASFSYGLTVKRAGSYFLDLGYAGQPSGASAAIAIDGSDVGTLTVTRDTYAGPNPFGYARVKVALPAGEHVLGVTAQGTGYSLRDIRSTTAGDSAAALPKRVQAEQADESSGVLIEDGAAGTVPGSWLDYRVSVPEDGAYLLTYRYRTGGGDSAAEASWKLDGGGAVQRDVLAASDEWTTLTSAIPLSKGTHSLRLSIVGTNVSLDWIEVGPRIVRKDNPPLIPVPGTASALDYAAMSGPSEGAGGAADGHKLTGIKAGDWIDYKLDVPESGRYTFTLEMSSQAGGMGAFDLKLGDAVLASYDVPQIYGNWVKSRKTAALPQGEITLRLAANVEGFEIGALAIEPIRTFAADPAGILNIEAESYFDSGRNAIETNKAAGTANVGYTNAGNLLRYRVDVPQDGNYKATYRYATKQGGVSAALFADGELKGIAALPSTGDWGAYKTASHIVSLKGGVQEIGVLDQGDGFNIDWIRLEPTSEENQPAVSRAAVPSASLKAGKYDLPQELLLASSTDGATVYYTLDGSLPSPDNGIAAAGPIAVSGIAVIRAAAFKDGLPGSFTAAFTYVTGKSQPSESPSATPSTTPSATPSATPSATPSATPSATPSATPSATPSATPWLPYSPAPSPSPAASAAPSGADITTAIPVLDPASGIAAASIDAAELRRAAGQGAADISIQVPALSGAKGYRISIPAAALTDGKAALEIRTAVGIATLPAEMLKGYGNLASGTVELEIARIQGVSSQTGVRIALSADGKSLLWRGKLQAVGVKLPYSASVEESAHPQRVTVRLTDERGIAAAVPTARYRAGAGSVEFQTSLLGDFRIEYVVKEFKDTARLTWAAEAIDALAAKGVIKGTGAELFTPSANVRRADFVLMLVRALGLRGEAAASFTDVPAGSYYEEEAAIAKSLGIATGREDGSFDPMAPITRQEMMALAFRALKLAGKPVPPAAAELDGYADRSLVAAYAAEAAAALVQAGLLRGDGSGLNPAGLTTRAEAAVLIYRLYGWMD, from the coding sequence ATGCCAACGATGAAAAGAACCCAGGCTGATGATTCCAGAAACGGCCGCTGCAGCCGCCGATCCCCGTCCGTCCGCCGTCCGGCGGTACGGTGGCTCGCTGGAGCGACGGCCGGATCGCTGCTGCTCGGCCTGCTGCCGCTGCATGCCGCCGCCGCGCCGGCAGATCAGGCGCCGCTGCCGGCTTATTTCAATCCCTCCAAAGAGACATCGGAGCGGGTCGCGGATCTGCTCGCCCGGATGACGCTGGACGAGAAGGTCGGCCAGATGGTCCAGGCGGAACGGGCATCCGTCACGCCGGAGGATGTTCTGGCCTATGGGCTCGGCTCGGTGTTCAGCGGAGGCGGCTCGTTCCCGAACGGCAAGCTGGCCGACAGCACGCTCGAGCAGTGGACCAAGCTGTACAACGGCTATCAGGACGGCGCCCTGTCGACGCGTCTGGGCATTCCGCTCCTGTACGGGGTCGACGGCGTGCATGGCCACAACAACGTCAAGGACGCCACTCTGTTTCCCCATAATATCGGTCTGGCGGCTGCGCATGACGCCGGGCTGGCGGAACAGGCGGGCGCTGCGGCTGCGGCGGAGATCCGCGCCACCGGCATCAACTGGACGTTCGCGCCGACGCTCGCCGACGTCCAGAACATCTCCTGGGGCAGAACCTACGAAGGCTTCGGCGACGATCCGGCCGTTGCGGCCGAGCTTGGAGCGGCTTACATCAAGGGGCTGCAGGGCGGGAAGCCCGAGGACTTGAAGCGGCCGGACAAGGTCGTCGCAACGGCGAAGCATTTTATCGGAGAGGGCTATACCGACAAGGGCATCAACCAGGGCAATGTGACAGGGTATTCGGAAGAGCAGATCTGGGAGCTGGAAAAGCAGGTGTACGAGGCGGCCGTGCAAGCGGGCGTCGGCACGGTGATGGCTTCGTACCACAGCATTCAAGGCCTCAAGATGCACGCCAACCAGCGGCTCCTGCAGGACAAGCTCAAGGGAGAGCTCGGATTCAAGGGCTTCGTCGTCTCCGACTACAACGCGATCGACCAGATCTCGAAGGACTGGCAGGGCAACGCCGTCAGCGGCTTGAAGGCCCAGGTCAAGACGGCCGTCAACGCGGGCGTCGACATGATCATGGAGCCGGACAAATGGAAGGAGGTCGTGACCGACCTCAAGCAGCTCGTCGAGGAAGGCGGAATCTCGCAGGCGCGGATCGATGACGCCGTGTCGCGGATTCTGACGGTGAAGTTCGATTCCGGCGTCTTCGAGCATCCGAAGTCCGATCCGGATCAACAGGCCGCATTCGGCTCGGCACAGAGCCGGGCGGTCGCTCGCGAAGCGGTGGCGAAGTCGCTTGTGCTGCTCAAGAACGATGCCGTCCCAAGGGAGGACGGCTCCGAGTCGCCGATTTTGTCCCAGCTGTCCGGAATGAAGGATATCTTCGTTGCCGGCAAGGCGGCGAGCGATATCGGCAGGCAGGCAGGCGGCTGGTCTGTCACCTGGCAGGGCAGCGCCGGAGCGATCACCAAAGGCACGACGATTCTGCAAGGCTTGCAGAAGGCGGCCGAGTCCAGCGGCAAGAAGGTGACTTACAACGAGCACGGCCGCGGCGCGAAAGGCCATGATGCGGCCATCGTCGTAGCCGGCGAGATGCCGTATGCCGAATCGGACGGGGATACGTCCAACCTGAACCTGAACACGGAGGATCTGGCCACGCTCGCCAATGTGCGGGCCGCCGATCCGGAGCTGCCGATCGTGCTTGTGCTCGTGTCGGGCCGCCCGATGACGATCGGCGACCAGCTGAAGGATATCCAGGGGCTTGTTGCCGCCTGGCTCCCCGGCACGGAGGGAGATGGAGTCGCGGACGTTCTTCTCGGAGGCAAGGACTTTACGGGCAAGCTGCCGCTGAAATGGCCCTTCAGCCTGAGCGCCTACGATCAGGCCGACGATCCCGGGCAGTTCCTGTTCAAGACAGGGTACGGCTTGACCAAGTCGCAGCCGACTCCGGATGATCTGCCGCAGCCCCCGGCCCAGCCGGATACGAGCATTCCGGTTCCGGGCGTCGTGCAGGCGGAGGATTACAGCGCGATGAGCGCGCCGGGAGCGGTGCAGACGGAAAATACCCAGGATGAAGGCGGCGGCAAGAACGTCGGTTATATCGATGCCGGCGACTGGCTCCAATACGACGTCCACGCGCAAAGCGGCCTGTACGACGTCGAGGTGCGCTACGCCTCCTGGGGGGATTCATCGGGCGTCAAGATTCTGGACGGAAGCGCCAAGGAGCTCGGCTCCGTGAGGCTGCCGAAAATTAACAGCTACCAGGACTGGGGGACGGCCGTCATGCATGGCGTTCCGATAGCCGCCGAAGGCAAGCAGAGCCTGCGCGTCCTGTTCGCCGGAGGGAGCATGAATCTCAATTGGCTGAAGTTCACACGCACGGGAGACGCGCCGGCGGATGGAGGCCAGCCAGGCACCGGGGATCCGGGAGACGGCACGGTACCGGAGGTGGTTCAGGCGGACGCGGTGCAGAGCTGGACGACGAGCGAGCGGGATCCCGGCAATATCCAGTGGTATTACGCGGACCGTTCCAAGCCGGAGGACAAAAAGCTGGAGCAGCAGCGGCCTCTCGATATCGTCCGGCCGAACGAGGCCGCTGGAACGGTCATTTCGCTCGATCCGGATGTGACTTATCAATCGATGGTCGGCATCGGCTCGTCGATGGAGGAATCGACGGTCGGCAACCTCGCCAAGATGTCGGCGGACAAGCGCAAGGAGCTGCTGGGCAAGCTGTTCGATCCGGCGGACGGCGCTGGCATGAGCCTTGTCCGCGTGACGATCGGCACGGCCGATTTCACCGGGCAGCCGTTCTACACCTATGATGACATGCCGGCGGGACAGACGGATCCGGGCCTGGAGCATTTCTCGATTCAGAAGGACCGCGACCTGCACATCATTTCCACGCTGAAGGAAATCCAGGCGATCAACCCGGACGTGAAATTCTTCGCTTCTCCGTGGAGCGCTCCGGGCTGGATGAAAACGACGGACAGCATGATCCGCGGAGAAATCAAGGAGGAGTATCTGTCGGTCTATGCGGACTATCTCGTGAAGTTCGTGCAGGCCTACCAAGCGGAGGGCATTCCGATGGAAATGCTGACCGTGCAGAACGAGCCTCTGCTGGAGATCGATTATCCGAGTACGAAAATGCCTTGGCAGCAGCAGGCCAGGCTGATGGTGCTGCTTCGCCAGAAGCTGGATGCGGCGGGCTTCGGACAGGTCGGATTGCTCACGTTCGACCATAATCCGGGCGACACGATGGCTTACCCGGCCCAGCTTCTGCGCGACAAGGCCGCATACGCGGCTGTGGACGGAACGGCTTTCCACGATTACGGCGGAGAGCTGAGCGAGATGACCAAGCTGCATGACCTGTTCCCGGACAAAAATGTCTACTTGACCGAACGCGCGGTCTGGGGCACGAAGGGAGCCGACCGCATCGCCCAGTATTTCCGCAATTGGGCGCGCAGCTACAATTCCTGGGTCGTCATGCTCGACAGCGACATCAAGTCCCATCAGTGGGTAGGCACGCCGGATCCGACTCCGGTCATCCAGGATTCCTCGGACCGCGACAACTACTGGATCGCGCCGGAGACGTACCTGATGGGCCAATTCTCGAAGTTCGTGCTCCCGGGCTACAAGCGGATCGAGAGCGATTACGGCTCTTCCGACACCGTGACGAATGTCGCTTTTGTCAGTCCGGACGGACGCAAGGTCGTAACCGTCGCTATCAACCAGACCGACAAGGACCAGCAGGTCAAGCTCATGAGCGACGGCACGCAAATCTCCGCGGTCGTTCCGGCCAAGGCGGTCACCACGTTCTCGTGGATTCGTCCCGAGCTGGGCCGGACGGCCCCGGGCAGCTTCCGCGCGGCGGACTTTGACAGCGCACGGGGCGTCTACCAGACCGATACGGTTTCAGGCGCCGTATACGGCCTCAATGAAGGCGGGGCTTCCGAGCCGGCTTCCTTCTCGTACGGCCTGACGGTCAAGAGGGCCGGAAGCTATTTCCTGGATCTCGGTTATGCCGGACAGCCTTCCGGCGCTTCAGCGGCCATCGCGATCGACGGCTCAGACGTGGGGACCCTCACGGTGACTCGCGATACTTACGCAGGGCCGAATCCGTTCGGCTATGCGCGGGTGAAGGTGGCGCTGCCGGCCGGCGAGCACGTCCTGGGCGTGACGGCGCAAGGCACCGGCTACAGCTTGCGCGACATTCGATCGACGACGGCCGGCGACAGCGCCGCCGCCCTGCCGAAGCGGGTTCAGGCCGAGCAGGCGGACGAATCCTCGGGCGTCCTCATCGAGGATGGAGCGGCCGGCACCGTTCCGGGCAGCTGGCTGGACTACCGGGTCAGCGTTCCGGAGGACGGCGCTTATCTGCTGACCTACCGTTACCGGACCGGTGGAGGAGACTCGGCCGCCGAAGCTTCCTGGAAGCTGGACGGAGGAGGAGCTGTCCAACGGGATGTCCTTGCCGCGTCCGACGAATGGACGACGCTGACCTCGGCCATTCCGTTGTCCAAGGGGACGCATTCTCTCCGCCTGTCCATTGTCGGAACGAACGTATCGCTGGACTGGATCGAGGTCGGTCCGCGCATCGTCCGCAAGGACAACCCGCCGCTCATTCCGGTTCCGGGCACCGCAAGCGCGCTTGATTACGCCGCCATGAGCGGCCCTTCCGAGGGCGCGGGCGGAGCGGCGGACGGCCATAAGCTCACCGGCATCAAGGCGGGCGACTGGATCGACTACAAGCTGGATGTCCCGGAATCGGGCCGCTACACCTTCACGCTTGAGATGAGCTCACAAGCCGGCGGCATGGGCGCCTTCGATCTCAAGCTCGGGGACGCTGTCCTGGCGTCGTACGACGTTCCGCAGATTTACGGGAACTGGGTCAAGAGCCGCAAGACGGCCGCGTTGCCGCAAGGGGAAATCACGCTGCGCCTTGCCGCGAACGTGGAGGGCTTCGAGATCGGGGCGCTCGCCATCGAGCCGATCCGCACCTTCGCTGCGGACCCTGCCGGCATCCTGAACATCGAAGCGGAGAGCTACTTCGATTCCGGGCGCAATGCCATCGAGACGAATAAAGCGGCCGGAACGGCCAACGTAGGCTACACGAATGCGGGCAATCTGCTGCGTTATCGGGTGGACGTCCCGCAGGACGGCAACTACAAGGCGACCTACCGCTACGCGACAAAGCAGGGAGGAGTGTCCGCGGCCCTGTTCGCGGACGGCGAGCTGAAAGGCATCGCGGCCCTGCCGTCCACAGGCGATTGGGGCGCGTACAAGACCGCCTCCCATATCGTCTCCCTGAAGGGGGGCGTGCAGGAAATCGGCGTGCTGGACCAAGGAGACGGCTTCAACATCGACTGGATCCGGCTGGAGCCGACGTCCGAAGAGAACCAGCCGGCGGTCAGCCGTGCGGCCGTTCCGTCCGCTTCCTTGAAAGCCGGCAAGTATGACTTGCCGCAGGAGCTGCTGCTGGCGAGCTCGACCGATGGCGCGACGGTGTACTACACGCTGGACGGCTCGCTGCCTTCGCCTGACAACGGCATCGCGGCAGCCGGTCCGATCGCCGTATCCGGAATTGCCGTCATCCGCGCAGCCGCGTTCAAGGATGGCTTGCCCGGCAGCTTCACGGCCGCGTTCACGTATGTGACCGGCAAATCGCAGCCAAGCGAGTCGCCGTCGGCCACGCCAAGCACGACGCCGTCGGCAACGCCAAGCGCAACGCCGTCCGCAACGCCAAGCGCGACGCCGTCCGCAACGCCAAGCGCGACGCCGTCCGCAACGCCAAGCGCGACGCCTTGGCTGCCATACTCGCCGGCTCCGTCGCCATCGCCGGCTGCATCGGCTGCACCTTCGGGCGCTGACATCACAACCGCCATTCCTGTGCTCGATCCCGCATCGGGAATCGCCGCGGCATCCATCGACGCCGCTGAGCTGCGGCGTGCGGCAGGCCAGGGAGCGGCGGATATCTCGATTCAAGTTCCCGCCTTGTCGGGAGCTAAAGGGTATCGCATCTCCATACCGGCAGCCGCTCTGACAGACGGCAAAGCCGCGCTTGAGATTCGAACCGCTGTCGGAATCGCGACGCTTCCGGCGGAAATGCTGAAAGGGTACGGAAATCTCGCCTCCGGAACCGTGGAGCTCGAAATAGCCCGGATTCAAGGCGTCTCAAGCCAAACGGGCGTACGAATCGCCCTATCGGCTGACGGCAAATCTCTCTTATGGCGCGGCAAGCTGCAGGCGGTCGGGGTCAAGCTGCCGTACTCGGCAAGCGTGGAGGAATCCGCGCATCCGCAGCGCGTAACGGTTCGGCTGACGGACGAAAGAGGTATCGCCGCAGCCGTGCCGACCGCCCGCTACAGAGCGGGAGCGGGCAGCGTCGAGTTCCAGACTTCCCTGCTCGGGGATTTCCGGATTGAATATGTGGTCAAGGAATTCAAGGATACGGCCCGTCTGACATGGGCCGCCGAAGCGATCGACGCTCTGGCCGCCAAGGGCGTCATCAAAGGAACCGGAGCGGAATTGTTCACGCCATCCGCGAATGTGCGCCGTGCCGACTTCGTCCTCATGCTCGTAAGGGCGCTCGGCCTTCGCGGCGAAGCAGCCGCCTCCTTCACGGATGTCCCGGCGGGCTCATACTACGAGGAGGAGGCAGCGATCGCCAAATCGCTAGGAATCGCGACAGGCAGGGAGGATGGAAGCTTCGATCCCATGGCTCCGATCACGAGGCAGGAGATGATGGCGCTCGCATTCAGAGCCCTGAAGCTGGCAGGCAAGCCGGTGCCGCCGGCGGCGGCCGAGCTGGACGGTTATGCAGACCGCTCCTTGGTGGCGGCATACGCGGCTGAGGCCGCAGCGGCGCTCGTCCAAGCCGGACTGCTGAGAGGGGATGGCAGCGGCCTGAATCCGGCAGGCCTGACGACACGCGCCGAGGCAGCCGTGCTGATCTATCGCCTGTACGGTTGGATGGACTGA
- a CDS encoding phosphoesterase: MPEIFMTSDHHFGHREIIDYESRPFADAGEMDGAMIQRWNEAVSAGDTVYHLGDFSFGGLGRTREIAGALNGYKHLILGNHDRDRSRQWWLEAGFDEVHEQPIVYRGFYFLSHEPMYMNRSMPYLNVHGHIHGQKYAGRSHFNVSVEHWDYRPVSFEQVLEFVSSGVGRST, translated from the coding sequence TTGCCGGAAATCTTTATGACATCGGACCATCATTTTGGACACAGGGAAATCATCGATTATGAATCCCGGCCGTTCGCCGATGCCGGGGAAATGGATGGCGCCATGATCCAACGCTGGAACGAAGCCGTCTCCGCAGGAGATACCGTCTACCATCTGGGCGACTTCTCCTTTGGCGGCTTGGGCAGAACCCGTGAGATCGCAGGCGCCTTGAACGGGTACAAGCATCTGATCCTCGGCAACCACGACCGCGACAGAAGCCGCCAGTGGTGGCTTGAAGCCGGCTTCGACGAGGTGCACGAGCAGCCGATCGTATACCGAGGCTTCTACTTCCTCAGCCATGAACCCATGTATATGAACCGCAGCATGCCTTATTTGAACGTGCACGGACATATCCATGGACAGAAATACGCCGGGCGGAGTCATTTCAACGTCTCGGTCGAGCATTGGGACTATCGTCCTGTTTCCTTCGAACAAGTGCTGGAATTCGTTTCTTCCGGAGTAGGCCGGTCCACATGA
- a CDS encoding methyltransferase domain-containing protein, giving the protein MKIDLGCGTIKHPGCRGIDKLPYDGVDLVHDFDSPLPFEDGAVDFVMASNSLQYAADADFVLREIYRVCRHRAVVCIVVPYAHVSAHIANRRYRQLLNEHAPRYWTRHPVCYVDPDEYKLSGSRNWSLMEEAAVLPMDGEDAEPENPERDSEELDLRLLKLEFFYFPPYDGLYEPHELSLLRQSQMNVAYQMMLHLVVVKDRISDEEISVLASQPLEEPAYADSQRFRPLEEKSGEPFLYTGPMDLLLHGMRGGELGSESIPEEAASLEMESPAAQQYPPVTRRLVSSRRKKRAARGLKKTPAPRKKPIRSKRAGKRRQPK; this is encoded by the coding sequence GTGAAAATAGACCTGGGCTGCGGGACGATCAAGCATCCAGGATGCCGCGGGATCGACAAGCTGCCCTATGACGGCGTCGATCTCGTCCATGATTTCGATTCCCCGCTTCCGTTCGAGGATGGAGCCGTCGACTTCGTCATGGCTTCCAACAGCCTGCAATATGCCGCGGATGCGGACTTTGTGCTCCGTGAAATCTACCGGGTATGCCGTCACCGCGCCGTCGTGTGCATCGTCGTTCCTTATGCCCATGTATCGGCGCACATCGCGAACCGCCGGTATCGTCAGCTGCTGAATGAGCACGCCCCCCGGTACTGGACGCGCCATCCGGTCTGTTACGTCGATCCGGACGAATACAAGCTTTCCGGCAGCCGGAATTGGTCCCTGATGGAAGAAGCCGCCGTCTTGCCGATGGATGGAGAGGATGCCGAACCGGAAAATCCCGAACGGGATAGCGAAGAGCTGGATCTGAGGCTGCTCAAGCTGGAGTTTTTTTACTTCCCTCCCTACGACGGGCTTTACGAGCCTCATGAGCTCTCCCTGCTTCGTCAGAGCCAGATGAATGTCGCCTATCAAATGATGCTCCATCTGGTCGTTGTCAAAGATCGGATTTCCGATGAGGAGATTTCGGTTTTGGCGTCGCAGCCGCTTGAAGAGCCTGCTTACGCGGACTCCCAGCGGTTTCGGCCCCTAGAGGAAAAAAGCGGCGAGCCTTTTCTATACACGGGTCCGATGGATCTGCTCCTGCACGGAATGCGGGGTGGCGAGCTCGGTTCGGAATCCATTCCCGAGGAGGCAGCTTCTCTGGAAATGGAATCTCCGGCTGCTCAGCAGTATCCGCCTGTCACTCGTCGGCTCGTTTCCTCCAGGCGAAAAAAACGGGCGGCGCGCGGACTCAAAAAAACGCCGGCTCCCCGCAAAAAGCCCATCCGAAGCAAGCGTGCCGGAAAACGGAGGCAGCCTAAATAA
- a CDS encoding helix-turn-helix domain-containing protein, whose amino-acid sequence MNFFHKSDHPATIKEIADRMGEVPAKVYYHARKLERIGLLELVDTKQINGITAKYYRAYEGTVSISRDEVDDQSIKEIFRSESQKLASHMFDSAKEKYLDSAEKGRKRAGTISNSDVFLTKEEAEEFLKIAIEFAQTHSKRSRSEQEEYHLFLSLSAMSEEGSQSN is encoded by the coding sequence ATGAATTTCTTTCATAAATCCGACCATCCGGCAACGATTAAGGAAATTGCGGACCGAATGGGCGAAGTTCCGGCCAAGGTGTATTATCATGCCCGCAAGCTCGAAAGGATCGGCCTGCTTGAGCTCGTCGACACGAAGCAGATCAACGGGATAACGGCCAAGTACTATAGAGCCTACGAGGGAACCGTCAGCATCAGCCGCGACGAGGTGGATGACCAGTCCATCAAAGAAATCTTCCGTTCCGAATCCCAGAAGCTGGCTTCCCATATGTTCGATTCGGCCAAGGAGAAGTATCTTGACAGCGCTGAAAAAGGACGGAAAAGAGCCGGCACGATCTCCAACTCGGATGTCTTTCTGACCAAGGAGGAAGCCGAGGAATTCCTGAAGATCGCCATTGAATTCGCGCAGACCCATTCCAAGCGGAGCCGGAGCGAGCAAGAGGAATACCATCTTTTCCTCTCCCTTTCTGCGATGAGCGAAGAAGGTTCGCAAAGCAACTGA
- a CDS encoding MFS transporter: MSIPAVAASAPTQGIRGLKKHKPFLFLLAARVISRFGDSLDSIAYSWMVYMLTGSKLLMGTLFAINFIPGIVFSLFTGVLVDRWSKKAVIIASYSARGTIVALTALLYWKGWLQPWHLFIFTFMNSSFECFSSPAEMSVVPRLLPKELLLSGNSLSASSSRTAELAGVAAAGALIAAFGLSGAILIDACTFLTAAAVLAFMRISPIEDQASAASSSTAASSEATYWSQFKEGMSFVRSHRLIMLTMLTAAVLNVCLTPHNVMETVYVKEVLHSGPSGQSIMGIGFMCGMIASGLLIGAYGARFRKSSLIVFGCLLLGVSQALYIVPSWIQWQPLAVVTVLSIMGGLAVPMIGTPVSTYMMEVTPKNMLGRIGALSGMIGSSLIPLGSVATGFAGQHLPVQTLYLLAGLIMIIPGLLLLTQKNFMKL; this comes from the coding sequence ATGAGCATCCCCGCCGTTGCAGCTTCAGCCCCGACACAAGGCATCAGAGGTTTAAAAAAGCATAAGCCCTTTTTATTCCTGCTGGCGGCCCGAGTCATTTCACGTTTCGGAGACTCCCTCGACTCCATCGCTTACAGCTGGATGGTCTATATGCTGACAGGCTCCAAACTCCTGATGGGCACCCTCTTCGCCATCAATTTCATTCCAGGCATCGTCTTCAGCCTGTTCACGGGAGTCCTCGTCGACCGCTGGTCCAAAAAAGCGGTCATCATCGCCTCCTATTCAGCGCGCGGGACAATCGTAGCCCTGACCGCTCTTCTTTACTGGAAAGGCTGGCTCCAGCCTTGGCATTTGTTCATCTTCACCTTCATGAACTCCTCCTTCGAATGCTTTTCCAGCCCGGCTGAAATGTCTGTGGTTCCCCGGCTTCTGCCCAAAGAGCTGCTGCTTAGCGGCAACTCCCTAAGCGCTTCCTCCTCGCGGACTGCCGAGCTTGCCGGCGTAGCGGCGGCAGGCGCCCTGATTGCCGCCTTCGGCTTGTCAGGAGCCATCCTGATCGATGCATGCACCTTTTTAACGGCTGCAGCGGTACTGGCATTCATGAGAATCTCTCCGATTGAAGATCAAGCTTCTGCAGCCTCTTCCTCAACGGCCGCATCCTCCGAAGCAACCTACTGGAGCCAGTTCAAGGAAGGCATGTCCTTCGTGAGGTCCCATCGCCTGATCATGCTGACGATGCTCACCGCCGCGGTGCTCAATGTATGCCTCACCCCCCATAACGTCATGGAGACGGTATACGTCAAAGAAGTGCTGCATTCCGGTCCATCGGGCCAAAGTATCATGGGAATCGGATTCATGTGCGGCATGATCGCCAGCGGCTTGCTGATCGGCGCCTACGGCGCGCGTTTCCGCAAAAGCTCTCTCATCGTCTTCGGCTGCCTGCTGCTCGGCGTCAGCCAGGCGCTGTACATCGTCCCATCCTGGATCCAATGGCAGCCGCTCGCCGTTGTCACCGTCTTGTCCATCATGGGCGGACTCGCGGTGCCGATGATCGGAACGCCCGTATCCACCTACATGATGGAGGTGACTCCCAAAAACATGCTTGGCCGGATCGGCGCTCTTTCCGGGATGATCGGCTCCTCGCTCATTCCGCTCGGTTCCGTGGCCACCGGCTTCGCCGGCCAGCATCTGCCCGTCCAGACCCTATATCTCCTTGCCGGCCTGATCATGATCATCCCTGGCCTGCTGCTTTTAACCCAAAAGAATTTCATGAAATTATAG